A genomic window from Nicotiana sylvestris chromosome 11, ASM39365v2, whole genome shotgun sequence includes:
- the LOC138881435 gene encoding uncharacterized protein: MVIKLAVGEHTLNVVRAYGLHAGLDEEAKRHFWEGLDEIVHQVSPAGNLFIGGDFNGHIGATAGGYGEVHGGFGFGERNGGGTSLLDFAKAFGLVIANSNFSKRKVHLVTFQNAVAKTQIDYLLLWRCDSGLCKDCKVIPSETLATQHRLLGLDVGIRFKRRKMYAGRKPRIRWGALTKDKAQELECRLSALGALRSSGDANTMWSATADCIRESAREVLGVSTGVSGGNKRDWWWNEVVQGKVEAKKAAYLKLVESRGEEERRACIERYKVARKEANYRSRRLRMRRMVVCTRNWGKKAGRISYSGWPS; this comes from the coding sequence ATGGTTATTAAGTTGGCGGTTGGAGAGCACACCCTGAATGTCGTTAGAGCCTATGGGCTGCATGCGGGCCTAGATGAGGAGGCTAAACGACACTTCTGGGAGGGGTTAGATGAGATTGTGCACCAGGTTTCGCCTGCTGGGAATTtgttcataggaggagatttcaatggtcacaTTGGGGCGACCGCAGGTGGCTATGGTGAGGTACATGGAGGCTTTGGTTTTGGGGAGAGGAACGGAGGAGGTACCTCGCTGTTGGACTTCGCTAAGGCTTTTGGGTTGGTGATTGCAAACTCTAACTTTTCGAAGAGGAAAGTGCATTTGGTTACTTTTCAAAATGCGgtagcgaagactcagattgactatctcctcctctgGAGGTGTGACAGCGGGTTGTGCAAGGACTGTAAGGTGATTCCGAGTGAGACACTCGCGACACAGCATAGACTGTTGGGGCTAGATGTTGGTATTAGGTTTAAGAGGAGGAAAATGTATGCTGGAAGAAAACCAAGAATCAGGTGGGGagccttgactaaggataaagctcaaGAGTTGGAGTGTCGGTTGTCGGCTCTGGGAGCTTTGAGGAGTAGTGGGGACGCGAACACTATGTGGTCAGCGACAGCAGACTGTATAAGGGAATCTGCGAGAGAGGTGCTAGGGGTCTCAACCGGTGTCTCTGGTGGGAATAAaagagattggtggtggaatgaagtggtcCAAGGCAAAGTGGAAGCAAAAAAGGCAGCATACCTGAAGTTAGTGGAGAGCAGAGGTGAGGAGGAGAGGCGAGCGTGCATAgagagatataaggtagctaggaaggaagctAATTAtcggtcacggaggctaagaatGCGGCGTATGGTCGTATGTACGAGGAACTGGGGGAAAAAGGCAGGGAGAATAAGTTATTCTGGTTGGCCAAGTTAA